The Sulfolobales archaeon genome includes a region encoding these proteins:
- a CDS encoding methyltransferase domain-containing protein — translation MTSTTKTVVEIFNKYASRYDSWYERNKITAENEVRLIKTISVGAKTPCIDIGGGTGYFTHILGCINLDPSHEMLLLSRKRVSDAIQGYGEYLPIRTESMWSALIVVTICFVESPADLLSEVYRVLKRGGSLLLCIIPRDSPWGEYYSSKRDSPFYRVARFLTKREAIDLIEDIGFSIENIMGTLSYPPWAEPYPEDPQPLRNEHGFICLKAVKNV, via the coding sequence TAATAAATATGCTAGTAGATATGATTCCTGGTATGAGCGGAACAAAATCACTGCTGAGAATGAGGTTAGACTTATAAAAACAATATCGGTTGGAGCGAAGACCCCATGTATAGATATTGGAGGCGGTACGGGGTACTTTACACATATCCTTGGATGTATAAATCTAGATCCTTCGCATGAAATGCTGTTACTATCTAGGAAAAGGGTATCCGATGCGATCCAGGGATATGGGGAGTATCTACCGATAAGAACTGAGAGTATGTGGTCCGCTCTCATCGTTGTAACTATATGCTTTGTTGAATCACCAGCAGATCTTTTATCAGAGGTATATAGAGTTCTTAAAAGGGGTGGCAGCCTTCTACTATGTATAATCCCTAGAGATTCGCCTTGGGGAGAATATTATTCTAGTAAGAGGGATTCTCCATTCTATAGAGTTGCTAGGTTTTTAACGAAGAGGGAAGCAATAGATCTTATAGAGGATATAGGGTTTAGCATCGAGAATATAATGGGTACTCTTAGCTATCCACCATGGGCTGAGCCGTATCCCGAGGATCCCCAGCCCCTTCGCAATGAACATGGATTTATATGTTTAAAAGCTGTAAAGAATGTTTAG